From Oreochromis niloticus isolate F11D_XX linkage group LG15, O_niloticus_UMD_NMBU, whole genome shotgun sequence:
AGAAAATCGACATTCCGGCGAGGTTGGCAGAAAAATCCTGAATGTGGGGGATGGGGTAACGGTCATTCTCCGTGGCATTATTTAAACGGCGGAAATCTCCGCACGGCCGCCACCGACCGTCTGATTTGGGCACCATGTGAAGCGGAGAGGCCCATGCACTGTTCGAACGCTGTACAATGCCAAGGCGCTCCATGGCTGCAAACTCTTCCCGAGCGACGGACAGTTTCGCGGGGTCGAGGCGGCGCGCGCGCGCGAACACCGGGGGCCCGACCGTGGGAATATAATGCTCAACCCCATGCTTCGTTACCGCGCCAGAGAAATCAGGGACAGACAGCGATGGAAACTCTGAAAGCAAACGCTGAAAAGCATCCCCGGAGGTCACTACATTAGCCCGAATTAGGGGTTCGGCGGCCCGTGTAAAACATGGCAGCGAAGAAAACGAAAGAGCATCAATTAAACATCTGTTAGCAACATCGACAAGCAGTCCGTGAgcgcacagaaaatcagcacctaaaataggtacagagctagcggcaacaacaaagttccactggaaatcccggccatgaaaacaaacagtcaccaacctttccccaaacgttttgatgggagagccattagctGCCATGAGCTGCGGCCCACAGTTCGCTGCTAGTCCGTCGGCAGCGGTAGGgggaaggaggctcttctgggagccggagtccacgagaaaacgtctcccggagcgcgagtcctctatgaagagcagcctcTCTGTATTGCCAGCGGTCGCGGCTGCTACGGCGCGCTGGCGGGTCCATTTCCCTGGGCCGAGAAAGCGCAAGGCGGCAGGCAGCGACGCGCTCTGTCGCCAAATCGCTGATGGTAGAAACAGATGTTCTTGCCGCCGTGCCGGCGTGTAGCAATCCCTGCCGTCAGCAAGGGGGCGGATGCTCTGGGGGAGGCAGGTGGTGGCGTGGAAGGCGTCGCCGGCGAGTCCGTAGCCACGGCGTGAACGTTGAAAGTGCGGCTAGCCAGGAGAATGCGATCCGCTTCTTCAGCCAGGGAGCGATAATCCTTCGCAGGCAGAAGCGGGGAGTTTGCGAGGACGGCTCTCACGGCGGCCGGTAGCTGGCGGAGGAAGAGGTGGGCGAAGAGGAATCCCCCGTCATCCGGCCCGAGCAACGACAGCATGTTCTCCATGAGCTCGAGCGCGGTACCGCCACCCAAGCCTGACAGGTTGAGGAGCTTTTCGGCTCGTTCAGCGTCGGAGAGGGCATAGCGCCGAAGAAGCAGCTCTTTAAGGGCGGCGTATTTCCCTTGGGCGGGTGGGTCCCGGAGGAGCGGCATCGCGCGGCGGGTGGCCAGCGGGTCGAGTGAGGCCACCACATGGTGATACTTCGTGTCGTCAGCCGAGATGCCGCGAAGggcgaactgagcctccacgtgCACGAACCATGACGGGGGGTCATGGAGCCAAAAGTCCGGCAGTTTCAGCGCCACAGCGAACGTAGCTGCAACAGGAGGCGGAGGTCCGGCGGCCGCCGATGCCTCCAAAGCGGAGTCTGCGTTATCTGCGGCCCGTTGCATGCtcgagtcaggggtcaccagtgtggaggtaagcattacgacacagagctctcagttcacactccttctttatttgtctccaacatcaactggacatatcgcgccacaaaacagaagaacacacttcctcaacactgggtgtgagtggagccctctagtggtccaccacaacAGTAGTTTTTCTGTTGAGTTGATGTTGATCAGCACAATCTGATAGAAACAGCAGAGATTCGGATGcttattattttattgaatCATAATCCTCTTCTTTATTAAAATGCACCTGCGGAAAATaaccaaataaaatacaataaaataaaatgcacaagATGTGAGTTTAGGGCAAATAATCTTGTAATTATGGTTTTGTAATTATCTCTGGTTGAAGTTGTGATTGTTAGTTTCCTCTTCCTTTGTAAAGGTTTGTTCCTTGTTTGCGTAATCTATATCTCactgtttgtctttgtgattttatcattttctttttttttcatccagttaatttgtgttttattttgaaggttagtTTTGTGTGTAGCTTGCTGGGTAAAAACCACAGCCTTTGGGTTTTAAACTTCTGAACCTCTGTCCTCTGCTAAATCAACATTTAGTGCAAGAAATCCAAAGTAATCTCAGCATAATCACTTGCAGTGATATCAAGTAAATATCAAACATTAGAAACTGAACATTCAGGTTTTTAAGCTTTTATACTGTATTACTGAGTTATGTACTTACGGCAACTTTATCCATCTGTGTTTTGTTCCCTAAAATGAGAGAAGAAAGTCAATTTCAGTTTCAGGTGAAAATTCTAAATCTTTAACTTTAcatgattaaattaaatttaccTTTAGTTCTTGTCCATGTGTTGACTGTCACAGCAGCTATTGAAAGTGCTGCTAAGCCCACAGAGACAATAATGAACCTTGAAGATACAGAAAAATCTGTAAAAAGAATGAAAACttaaatttattaaaattattcgGGTAcagttttctgttatttttaaattcctttACTTTAAAGTAAGGTACCAAGTCTAAGGACCCATATTTGTCTTATTCTGAAGGTGAGGAGTAACTGTTGGATGTCGCGTGCAGTTAGCTAGCTATTAGGTAGTATCTGCTTGTGGATTACTTTGGCAGTCTCTTGAAGCTGTGCAAGGCTAAATATGAGCTGAGGAAGAACCAGACAATGCGTAACACCATCCTCAGACATGATGTGCTCTCCCAGGCCCGTCGTTTCTTTGCCTATTGCCAAGACAACGCACCCACTGCTGCAATGGGGGCACTACCAATTAGGCCACAGCCTACGGATAAAGTTCCACACAAGGCGGCTTGGAGCAGAGGTCCACCTTCAGGCCTCCAGAGGGACCTGCCCCCAAGAGAAAAAAGCCTCAATCCTCCTAGCAGTGAGATTGAGAGGAGATGGCGTTGAGTGGCTGTGTGAATGTACGTTCCAGTATTACAGTTAACAAAGAATCCATATTGTTCTCAAACAACTGCAAATCCTAAACCTACAGGTCAAATGTTTCCTGTATCTTTACAAGTCAGGCAGCGGATGCCTTTTACCACAGATGCACTGGGATAACAATGCCTCACCTAAAGTGCTGCACGTCAGTCAGCTAGCTGTTCACCTTTCTCTGCGAGCATTGCCAAGCATGCTCCTTTATGCTTTTCTCTAAGTAGAAATGATTACACCAATTGCAGATAGAGCACACTGCAGGACCTTTCTCTGATTCTAGTGGCCCCTCAGTGACCAGCAAAGCAGTGGTAAAAGTGTTGGCAGCTAGCCCCGACAGCTCCCTCTCTGCAGGGACCTGCTCTCTCAGGTTAGCCTCTGAGTTTTTGCTACCCTCCCTTTACATCTTAGAAGCTGAAGATGGAGTCCTCTGTGTCAAGCCTATTTACTACATAACAACGTTGACCACACTTAGAATACATGTTTATGTGACCAGTTGCTTCCCTGCTTTGTTAATCTAGCGAGTGGTAGAGCCCTGTTTAAATAGAAGCTCATTCACTAGATTATGAAGGTTATCTCACTGACCTACAGCACCAAAGATTTTGCTTTCCCACTGGGTATAAAAGTAAATTCCACCAGGAGAATGTCAGCCTCAAGGGCCTTTTTAAAGGGGTTCCTGTGAGAGATGCTTGTACAACAGCTATTTTGCCTTCATTGTACACCTTTGTTCAGCTCTATCGTTTGGACATGACGCcctctttatattgtacagaCTCCACTGACTCTTTTATAAAGCACAATACAGACaagcttttaattaatttgttgttttatgttttcaatttattgttttataatgtttttttctggttttattgtgaagcactttgtgatttttatctgtgaaaagaactatataaataaatcttacttgctaaaagcaaaacaaaatcaaaaagaTATATTGTACTTggtttttgttacttttgtgCCACCTTGaaaaaagttaaagacaaaaccaaatgtttctaaaaaataaagatCTAAATAAGGAATGTGTTTGGTGATTTTAGTCATAAGCAGTTTATCATGATGTTACCTGTTTCCTCAACTGCCAAGAGCTGATGCTTGAAGGTGAACTGCTGCATTTTTCCTGTATCAGTATCCGTTACTTCACACACTATGTTATATCTTGATGGGTAAATATTGCGAGACTCCAGAAAGGACAGAGTGGTGGAGCAGTCAGTTTGTGCagtcactgtttgtttgttaccTTTGTCCACATATTGACCCTTAATGCGCCACTTCACTGTGTGATGACACTCATCAGATGTCGACACAGAGCAGGTTAAAATGAACTGATCAGTGTGCTCATGTTCAGTTACTGTCAAACATAATTTGtgacaaaaacagcacaaattaGTCATGTTATTTTGATAACATGTACTCTACATGTctaaaggctaatttacactATGGAGACCTACTCTCATAAACTGACACAGATTTAACAGCGTCTgcgaagctggatttaagaaatgcATGTTTAAAGTTTAAGTGTTTGGaacattttagtttagtttagcaCCATTTTGTGCCAGTGCAATAAATCTAATAAACGTAATTATGTTTGGAGTGTGATGCTGCATTTAATATTGTACCTGTTTGGGTGTGCTTGGGAAAGCAAACACAATTTTATTGCGGGAGAAACGTTTcgccactcatccaagtgacttcttcagcctcagctgactgcaggtttccccaaaccttataaacagtacatttgcataatgactgaaaccagcccactgaaggaacaatgggctgggaggtcagttccttaatcataattatgcaaattcccatgaccattgatcaacaatcactgaccaaaacccactgatcaaagaacactgatcaatggccatgagtaccattcacagagagttggggaatggctgcaatcacagcattgtaagatggtgaaagatgtacccttaggccccctcctcgattcagaagtcacttggatgagtgacgaaatgtttctcccacaaaacgctacttccagatgaacagattcaacttttggagatttactttcctggatgattgagaatgcatcaagacaatttTATTGCATATAGTCCAGTCAAAATAGTCCAGTTTCACAAACAGTGTTAAATCTGTCAGTTTTTTGAGAGCAGGACTCCATTGTGTATGTTAGGCTTCAGACATGTAGTGTTTCATTTCCACTTTAAGTGTGATGATTGtaagtttttaatattttaaaattagtttaagttgaaaaaatattttgatgtAAATACTTACCAGTAATGACAGAGAGAACAACCAGTGCCTCACGTTCCCGAGCATCCTGAACATGTGCTTCTTCTGATTTGTATTGTATACAGTAATAAAAACCAACATCCTCAACTGTGACGTTCTTTAGAACCAGAGAACAGTTCGCTGTAACactcagtctgtctgatttaGTTTCGGCTTCTTCACCAATCCGTCCAAGTTTGATCAgctctgttgttttgtttcttgaaCCCAAGAGCCAAGTGGTACCATTACAGTTATTCTGCTTATCTATCACATTTAGACAaggcagagtgacgtcatctccaaCTTTCATAAAAATGGAGGTTTCATTTTCTGATACTACTGATAAAATTGAAGAGAGAAATCAAAAATAGATTAGAATACAACACTTttcagtagggatgggtaccggtatcggttttgacataaacggtagtaaccagaccaaaaagcagcgcacatttcggtgctttattttgctgctttttttttactgagatgtcaaacactttggattctagccaatcattttacctttgcaagcatagtaggcgggcccaggtacgtacgttcttttagagcagagctacagattaaaaatgcccaaggcgaagcggtcaaaagtctggctgtacttcacagcaaaatatgcaaactcagcagcctgcaacaagtgctttaaggtgatatgtgatactgtgcaaaggaagtaactcctcgaatctgatgaaacacctggcgagtgtagcgtttttttaaaagccgagaaatgcgccgtgttcgatagcttgctgcgagacctcacaccgtgcacatctactgcgggtgtggtgcctgttatcggacccggagttagcaacatctatgggctcaaaatgtggtcataaatattttgtacttgtaaaaaaagatttgcatgtgtaaaaagaatttgtgtgtgcgtaaaaaagatttgtgtgtggacttagctaaaaaaaccctgcaagttacaagtacgaattttgaccctatttttcttcctttcatctgattggtcaatgtcatgtcaatcacaaatgtaacaatccaatcagagaacagatgggtttggctgtcggaggggcgctttttttgaactgcaggtctttgaagggaataaatgcccttttacatgctaacccagcgttttccttcatcaccatgaaggaaaacagtctgtggtcgtccaagtttggtgatttttgtgtcacaggtctacgtgcttaatacagggacttccacagccttttcaacagcgctgcggaccgcgggggggcagtgttttggaaatgacagtcttcattacaaagctttcttcgttatgaattagcatacatgtttttattgaacatttgaagaactagcaaaaaaaacagaaactcttgtagaggacataaagtcagagatagaaatgacaaggagcaggtgcatctagtacaggtagagctgctgcaaaaacccacagagctcagcagccagcgcaacaaattctggatccttggcttttagttagcattagcagcacatcctgcaTCTGATGTGAAAGGActtttatgctgcgcactgtgactcacagcaatggtcccgggtcagccctgactttgtgttaaactaatcctaaagtatctctccaaaagttgaatctgttcatctggacgtagcgttttgtgggagaaacgtttcgtcactcatccaagtgacttcttcagtctcagctgactgcaggtttccccaaaccttataaacagtacatttgcataatgactgaaaccagcccactgaaggaacaatgggctgtgaggtcagttccttaatcataattgtgcaaattcccatgaccattgatcaacaatcactgaccaaaacccactgatcaaagaacactgatcaatggccatgagtaccattcacagagagttggggaatggctgcaatcacagcattgtaagatggtgacagatgtacccttaggccccctcctcgattcagagatggtctttcccttttcacgtaaatggcctccttgactccgcgctcaaaccagcgttcttccctgtccaggatgtgtacatcctcatccttgaaagagtgtccactggcctgtaggtgtgaatagactgcagagtcctggcctgatgaggtagctcttctgtgttgtgccatccgcttcgctagaggttgtttggtttccccgatgtataaatcctggcaatcctcctggcacttaacagcgtacactgttactctgtttgtgtcaggggacccgatccttggggtggaccagtttttggcgcagcgtgttttggggtttaaaagccacagagacccggtgtttagaaaaaatgcgtctcaactgttctgatactcctgacacatatgggatcactacaggttttcacctgggcagcggttgtccttctctcctggatcagctggagctttctttaggtgccttcccagctttgacaaaagtccagctgggataaccacatttactcagggccttcttgatgtgctgttcttctgcctccctggccgctgtgtcagtggggatggtgttcgctctgtgttgtaatcctaaagtaataatgg
This genomic window contains:
- the LOC109194819 gene encoding uncharacterized protein LOC109194819, yielding MDEFRWIQMFLCLMLMIQIAVVSENETSIFMKVGDDVTLPCLNVIDKQNNCNGTTWLLGSRNKTTELIKLGRIGEEAETKSDRLSVTANCSLVLKNVTVEDVGFYYCIQYKSEEAHVQDAREREALVVLSVITVTEHEHTDQFILTCSVSTSDECHHTVKWRIKGQYVDKGNKQTVTAQTDCSTTLSFLESRNIYPSRYNIVCEVTDTDTGKMQQFTFKHQLLAVEETDFSVSSRFIIVSVGLAALSIAAVTVNTWTRTKGNKTQMDKVAVHFNKEEDYDSIK